The sequence below is a genomic window from Clostridium putrefaciens.
CTGCAAGATCAAAAGCGTTATGATAGGTATTATTCCGTGGATTATAGGTATTCCAGCATTTTGCATAGGCAAAGCAGCAAGCTCAGATACCATAATTGTTATAACAAGTTCAAAGGGTTGCAGTTCACCTATCTGTCTTTTACCCATAAGCCTCATAGTTATTACAACAAAGACATATAATATTATTGTTCTAAAAAATACTATAAACATTTAAGCGCCTCCTTATATATATGTTGTCAAAAAATATATAAATTATAAGCTATATGCAAAAACAAATTTTATGAAGTATAATGGTACTTGAATTTAAGATTAGATTTAAGATTAAATATAAGCTAAAGGGGAATCAATATATGGGAGATATAAACTTGTGTTTTATTGATGGAAAAGAAGCTTTAGTTGAAAGCGGAACAATTATAAAAAAGGTTATTGATACTTATAAATTAGACTATACAAAAGAAGCGTTATTAGCTAAAATAGATAAGGATTATTATGAACTTAATACTAAATTAGAAAAGGGCGGAAAGTTCGAAGTAGTAAAGCTAGATAGCGATATAGGAGCGAAAACCTATGCTAGGAGTCTCCAATTTGTTATGATAAAAGCAGTCTATGATCTATTTAAGGGATCAAAAGTAAATATAGAACATTCTCTTAGTAAAGGGATATTTGTGGAGGTTGCTAAAGAAGATCCTTTAAGTGAAAAGGATTTAATAGCTATAAGAAAGAGAATGCAAGAGATAATAGATAATGATATTCCTATAAACAAGATTTCTGTTACAAAAAAAAAGGCAACAGAAATATTTGAGTCTTATGGCATGGAAGATAAGCTTAGACTTCTTAGACATATAAATAATGAAGAGGTAAAGCTATATGAGCTAGATGGTAGATATGATTATTTTTATGGGCCAATGGTATATTCTACAGGTGCTTTGCAAATGTTTGAGCTAATTTATTATAAGCCAGGGTTTATATTAAGATTTCCAGAGTCAAAGAATCCTAAAGTGATACCTAAGTTTATAGAACATAAGAAGTTATCAAAAATATTTGCTGAAACAGAACATTGGAATAACATTTTAGAAATTGGAGATGTAGGAGCTTTAAATGATAAGGTTAAGGGTGGAAACATTTTAGAGCTTATACGGGTTGCAGAAGCTCTTCATGAAAAAAAGATAGCATATATAGCTGATATGATAAGTGAAAAAGAAGAAGTGAAAATAGTGCTTATAGCGGGTCCCACATCATCAGGTAAAACAACATTTGCAAATAGACTTGCAATACAGCTTAGAGTAAATGGTCATATACCTATTCCTATATCCTTAGATGATTACTTTATTGACAGGGAACTTACACCTAAAGATGAAAATGGCGATTATGATTTTGAATCTATTGAAGCCTTAGATTTAGAACTTTTTAATAGGCATCTAAATAAGTTGTTAAAAGGAGAAGAGATAAGTGTACCAACTTTTGACTTTAAGGAAGGAAAAAGAAGGTGGACAGGAAACAAAGTAAGTATGCCTAAAAATGGAATCATAATAATAGAAGGGATACATGGTCTTAATGATAAACTAACTAAAGGGGTAGATTCTAATAATAAGTTTAAGATATATATAAGTGCTCTTACGCAGCTAAATATTGATAATCATAATAGAATATCAACAACAGATGTTAGGATGATAAGAAGGATTGTAAGAGACCTTTTATCAAGGGGTTATAGTGGAGAAAATACTCTTTCGATGTGGAATTCTATAAGAAGGGGAGAAGAAAAGAATATATTTACCTTTCAAGAAGAGGCAGATGTTATGTTTAATTCTACCCTAGTATATGAACTGTGCGTGCTTAAAAAGTATGCAATAGAAGAACTTTCAAAGATAAACCAGGATAGTCCTGTATACTATGAAGCATTAAGACTTATAAGTTTTTTGAATTTCTTTAAAGAAGTAGATACAAATATGGTGCCGGAAAGCTCTATATTAAGAGAATTTATTGGCGGAAGCTGTTTTTATAAGTACTAGAAAGATATATTTATAGATTAACTAAAGATGAAGAGGATAAGGTGATTACATGAGTAGATTTGGAGTTTTCGACATACTAGGGCCAATAATGATAGGTCCATCTAGTTCGCACACAGCAGGGGCTGCAAGACTTGCAAAAATAGCTGCAATAATATCAGGACCTGAAATAAAAGAAGTGGTATTTTTGCTACATGGGTCTTTTGCTAAAACTTATAAAGGTCACGGTACAGATAGAGCTCTAGTTGCTGGAATATTAGGTATGGACCCTGATGATGAAAAGCTTCGATACTCTCTAGAAATAGCAACAACAAAGAATATTAAGGTAAGTTTTAGAGAAGCAGATTTAGGAGATGTTCATCCTAATACAGTTAAGCTTTTAATTAAACTTAAAGATGATAATTTAGTTACAGTTATGGGTTCATCTATAGGTGGGGGCAATATAATTATATTAGAAGTTGATGAAGAAAAACTTGAATTTACAGGGGAGTATCCAACTCTTATAGTTAAGCATATTGATGCTTTAGGCTTAATTTCAAAGGTTACTTCTTTAATATATGAAGAGGGAACTAATATAGCATCTATGAGTGTATTTAGAAGTAAAAAGGGATCAGAAGCTACTATGATATTTGAAACAGATAATATAATACCTAAAAGTGCAATAGAAAAGATAAAGGCAGTAGAAAATGTTATAGGAGTTAGAGCAATTAACCCAGTAAAGGAAGGTGAATAATATGTTTGCAAACACAGGAAGAGAATTACTAGAAATATGTGGCACAGAAAACATAAGTTTAAGTGAATATGCTATAAGATTCGAGATGGAAAAGTCAGAAATGGATAGAGAAACTGTGATGAATAAAATGTTGAAAAATCTTAAGGTAATGGAAGAATCGGCATCTTATGGATTAACACATGTAACAAAGTCTGTAAGTGGACTTATAGGTGGAGATGCCTTTAAGGTTAATGAGTATTTAAAAAAAGGGAATTCCTTAACAGGTAATATTATGGGCAAAGCTATGGCAAGAGCACTATCTTGTTCAGAGGTTAATGCATCCATGGGTAGGATAGTAGCTTCACCTACAGCAGGCTCTTGTGGAATAATTCCATCAGTTATAATAACTGCTGGAGAAGCTTTAAATAAAAGTGAAGAAGAAATGGTAATAGGGTTATTTGCTGCATCGGCAGTAGGTCTTATAATTGCTCAAAATGCTACTCTTTCAGGTGCAGAAGGTGGCTGCCAAGCAGAATGTGGGTCAGCGGCAGCTATGGCAGCAGCAGCAACAGTTGAAATGATGGGTGGAAGTCCAGCTATGAGTCTTCATGCAGGAGCAATTGTAATAAAAAACATATTAGGGCTTGTATGTGACCCAATTGCGGGACTTGTAGAAGTACCTTGTGCAAAAAGGAATGCATCAGGTGCTGTAAGTGCTTTAGCAGCAGCAGATTTAGTAATGTCGGGGGTAGAAAGTAAGATACCTTTTGATGATACAGTAATAGCTATGTATAAGATTGGTAAGAGCATGCCTTGTGAACTTCGGGAAACCGCATTAGGTGGTCTTGCAGTTACACCTGCAGGTATAGAACTTAAGAAACAAATTCTTGGAGAATAATATAGATAGAAGTGGCACATAGATTTAAAATTCCTCTAGCTTTCTAGAGGGATTTTAATATTAAAAAGGATTAAGTAATTAACGCAAATAATAAGCAATATATTTATAATAAGAGTATTTGAAAAGCAGGTGGTATATTGGGTAATAGATCTTTAATAGAAAGCCATTATGCAGATATGAATAACTTAGTAGATATACTTTGTAAGCTTGTAACCTCCTATAGGGCTATGGTAGGTGGTGCTCATGAACTAAATGGAGTTGCATTAGTAGAAAAAAAGCAAATAAAAGAAGCTTTGAAAACTGCTGATGAATTAAATGATTTAATTAGAAATATAATCGATACATTAGAATGTTGTGAGGATTGTTATCTTGATTATTGTAAAATTAAATCTCAGGTATTGAAAAGTAAAATTAATACACAATATATTTTAGATGAAATAGATGATAATTATGAGTATAAAAATAACAATGAAGGTATGGGAAAAGTAAGATTTCCAGAGCTTCGTTTAAAAGGTAGTGGGGTAAAGGGTAGTAAAGAGGGAAATGAAAATAGAGCCCAAAAGGGAAACGAAAAAAAAGATATTACTGACACTAAAGAAGAGTAGTAATATCTTTTTTATATTATATTTTCTTTATTTTTATAGTACTTATCATTAAATAAGATAATACAGACATTAAAAGTATGGGCAAAATAAAATTGATTTCACTTTTTAAAGTTAAAAGACCGAATATGGCCATAATACAACCTGCGGCTGTAATAGGTATACCTGAAAAGAATCCTTTAAATTCTACTGAATTAAATTTAGCGAGTCTATATGCACCACAAATTGGGAAAATTATCAATAGAGCATATCCTAAGATACCTAAATTAATAAAGTTGTACATATTATAAGCTAACATAGATGGCGCTACTCCAAAAGAGACAAGATCTGATAAAGAATCTAGTTGTTTACCAAGATCACTAGACACATCAAGCATTCTAGCTATTGTACCATCATACCTATCTATTAAACCAGCTATGATTATGAGGATACAGGCTAATTTATAGTCACCTCTAAAATTCATTAATAAAGACATGATACCAAAACCTAAGTTTGCAAAAGTAAACAAATTAGGCAAAAAACTTTTTTTCATAATTAATCCTCTCCTAAAAACTTATATGAATACTTAATAAGTATAGCTTAAATCTTTCTTTTTGGCTATAATTTTTGTAATATACTAATTTCCATATAGTTATTACTTAAACTATTAACTGATTATTAATAATAAAGGACGCAAATTTTAAGACATATGAATCCGTAAAATTCATATTGTCGACAGTGTATATATTAAATGATATAATTAAAACATAGTTTTCTAAAAAAACTAGGAGGGATAAAAATGAAAAATGTGAAATTTATATACAATCCTTTTTCCGGTGAGAATGCTATATTAAAAGACCTAGATACTGTTATAAAAACTCACCAAAAAAAAGGATATACAGTGATTCCATATAGAATAAGCTATGATACAGATATAGAAAAAGCTTTTGAAGATCTGGATGAAAGCTATGAGTATATAATTATAGCTGGTGGAGATGGCACTGTAGATACAGTTGTAAATTGTATGAAACAAAAAAACATAAATTTACCTATAGCAATACTACCTGTTGGTACAGCAAATGACTTTGCGAAATTTATAGGAATGTCTGAAGATATTGAAAAGGCCTGTAATGATATATTATCTAGTACACCTAAATGTATGGATATAGGGAAAATTAATGATAAGTACTTTATAAAT
It includes:
- a CDS encoding nucleoside kinase encodes the protein MGDINLCFIDGKEALVESGTIIKKVIDTYKLDYTKEALLAKIDKDYYELNTKLEKGGKFEVVKLDSDIGAKTYARSLQFVMIKAVYDLFKGSKVNIEHSLSKGIFVEVAKEDPLSEKDLIAIRKRMQEIIDNDIPINKISVTKKKATEIFESYGMEDKLRLLRHINNEEVKLYELDGRYDYFYGPMVYSTGALQMFELIYYKPGFILRFPESKNPKVIPKFIEHKKLSKIFAETEHWNNILEIGDVGALNDKVKGGNILELIRVAEALHEKKIAYIADMISEKEEVKIVLIAGPTSSGKTTFANRLAIQLRVNGHIPIPISLDDYFIDRELTPKDENGDYDFESIEALDLELFNRHLNKLLKGEEISVPTFDFKEGKRRWTGNKVSMPKNGIIIIEGIHGLNDKLTKGVDSNNKFKIYISALTQLNIDNHNRISTTDVRMIRRIVRDLLSRGYSGENTLSMWNSIRRGEEKNIFTFQEEADVMFNSTLVYELCVLKKYAIEELSKINQDSPVYYEALRLISFLNFFKEVDTNMVPESSILREFIGGSCFYKY
- the sdaAB gene encoding L-serine ammonia-lyase, iron-sulfur-dependent subunit beta, whose amino-acid sequence is MSRFGVFDILGPIMIGPSSSHTAGAARLAKIAAIISGPEIKEVVFLLHGSFAKTYKGHGTDRALVAGILGMDPDDEKLRYSLEIATTKNIKVSFREADLGDVHPNTVKLLIKLKDDNLVTVMGSSIGGGNIIILEVDEEKLEFTGEYPTLIVKHIDALGLISKVTSLIYEEGTNIASMSVFRSKKGSEATMIFETDNIIPKSAIEKIKAVENVIGVRAINPVKEGE
- the sdaAA gene encoding L-serine ammonia-lyase, iron-sulfur-dependent, subunit alpha; amino-acid sequence: MFANTGRELLEICGTENISLSEYAIRFEMEKSEMDRETVMNKMLKNLKVMEESASYGLTHVTKSVSGLIGGDAFKVNEYLKKGNSLTGNIMGKAMARALSCSEVNASMGRIVASPTAGSCGIIPSVIITAGEALNKSEEEMVIGLFAASAVGLIIAQNATLSGAEGGCQAECGSAAAMAAAATVEMMGGSPAMSLHAGAIVIKNILGLVCDPIAGLVEVPCAKRNASGAVSALAAADLVMSGVESKIPFDDTVIAMYKIGKSMPCELRETALGGLAVTPAGIELKKQILGE
- the pssA gene encoding CDP-diacylglycerol--serine O-phosphatidyltransferase, with the translated sequence MKKSFLPNLFTFANLGFGIMSLLMNFRGDYKLACILIIIAGLIDRYDGTIARMLDVSSDLGKQLDSLSDLVSFGVAPSMLAYNMYNFINLGILGYALLIIFPICGAYRLAKFNSVEFKGFFSGIPITAAGCIMAIFGLLTLKSEINFILPILLMSVLSYLMISTIKIKKI